The Euphorbia lathyris chromosome 2, ddEupLath1.1, whole genome shotgun sequence genome includes a window with the following:
- the LOC136216997 gene encoding protein RKD1-like, which produces MADSSNSFASEFLYGSAYFDQLDSFHNDIPLMESFICTPTLPYSFDISEEFPSLIEDDTVWSELGCLFEKESSVIKSSEEEKEVKKMREDKSISKRLTKEAISKYFYLPITQAAKQLNVGLTILKKRCRELGIKRWPHRKLMSLQTLINNVQEMKKVEGEESEGKVKEAIKILEREKKQVEEVPDMQLEHKTKRLRQACFKANYKKRKNMATSIIPHKQHSSSFFLNLHQQGEHDEDEDEEIKYLLNDPNSYKNTLFF; this is translated from the exons ATGGCAGATTCATCCAATAGTTTTGCTTCCGAGTTTCTTTATGGAAGTGCTTATTTTGAccaactagacagcttccatAATGATATTCCATTAATGGAGAGTTTTATTTGTACACCTACACTTCCTTATTCTTTTGATATTTCTGAAGAGTTCCCAAGCCTGATTGAAG ATGATACAGTATGGAGTGAGTTGGGGTGTTTGTTTGAGAAAGAAAGCAGTGTAATAAAATCaagtgaagaagaaaaagaggtaaagaaaatgagagaaGACAAGAGCATATCAAAACGTTTAACAAAAGAAGCAATTTCCAAGTACTTCTACTTGCCAATAACCCAGGCTGCAAAACAACTCAATGTGGGTTTAACCATATTGAAGAAGAGATGCAGAGAGTTGGGCATCAAGAGATGGCCACACCGAAAGCTAATGAGCCTTCAAACCCTAATTAATAATGTCCAG GAAATGAAGAAGGTGGAAGGTGAGGAAAGTGAAGGGAAAGTGAAGGAAGCTATAAAAATATTGGAGAGGGAAAAGAAGCAGGTAGAGGAAGTGCCTGATATGCAGCTTGAGCATAAAACTAAGAGGCTGAGACAAGCCTGTTTCAAGGCTAATTacaagaaaagaaagaacatgGCCACCTCCATCATTCCTCATAAACAacattcttcttccttttttcttaATCTTCACCAACAAGGAGAACacgatgaagatgaagatgaagagatCAAATACCTCTTAAACGATCCTAATTCTTATAAGAATACTTTGTTCTTTTAG